Proteins encoded in a region of the Pseudomonas sp. PDNC002 genome:
- a CDS encoding CcoQ/FixQ family Cbb3-type cytochrome c oxidase assembly chaperone, producing the protein MDIGTIRGIGTVVVMVAFVGVLLWAYGGKRKERFDEDALLPFADDPVAKKHVEQEQASRSNKE; encoded by the coding sequence ATGGATATCGGGACCATTCGCGGTATCGGCACTGTAGTAGTGATGGTCGCCTTCGTCGGCGTCCTGCTCTGGGCCTACGGCGGCAAACGCAAGGAGCGCTTCGACGAAGACGCCCTGCTGCCCTTCGCGGATGACCCGGTCGCCAAAAAGCACGTCGAGCAAGAGCAAGCTTCTAGGAGCAACAAAGAATGA